Below is a genomic region from Pirellulales bacterium.
CGTTGGTTCGCCGAAGGGGCGGCGCGGGCCATCGCCGCCCGGCTGGTGACGCGCGACGCCACAGCCAAGCACTGGGACGAAGAAGTCAAGCAGGCCCTGGCGGCCGGCCGCACTGCCGACGATTTCCTCAAGGCCGGCGAGGTGCTCTCGGCCGACAGCGGCGCCTTGAGTTATGGCTTCATGAAATCGCTGCTGACTCGCCTGCCGAAGTTCACGGCCCTGCTCAAGGACCTGCGCCAGGGCACGCCGTTCGATGCCGCCTTCCGCAGCCGCTTCGGCGGCGATCCAGCGACGTTGGCGGCCGCTTGGACGCAGCGCGAGCAATACAGCCGCCGCAAATAAAAATAGATGCCCGCCATTCACGAGCATGAAGATGTCCGCCTACTTTGTCGATAAGAAGGATTGTTCGCACCATACCATATTTACGGGAGTCGACATTTTTACGGCCGCCGGCGGCTCGATGATGCTGTCGCTGGTCGAGTTCGAGCCCCATGCCGTCGTCGAGGAGCACAGCCATCCGCACGAGCAGATGGGCCTGATGCTGGAAGGCGAGGCGGAGTTCATCATCGGGGGCGAATCGCGGATTGTGGGTCCGGGGACGATGTGGCGGATACCCGGCGGAGTCAAGCATAAGGTCATCGCGGGCGACCGCCCCGTGCGGGCGCTCGACGTTTTCCATCCCATACGCGAGGATTACCGGTGAGGGGGACTGTCCGCGGAATCGGCCTGGCCGCCCTGCTTTCGCTCGCCGGCTGCAGCGTGTTTCAGTCGCACGAGTTGCGCATCGACGCGGCCGCCGGCATGTACAAGGCCGCCAGCCTCGATTACCGCGTGGACGGCGGGCAGCTCAGCGAACCGTTGATGGTGGCCCGCATCGCCGGGCAGCAAGTCCGACACGAACGAATGCCGAGCATCCCCCACCCCGATTGCTCCGTGGCCCGGCTCACGATCAAGTATCCGCACCCCGGCGGCAAAGCCGGCTACGCCGCGGCC
It encodes:
- a CDS encoding cupin domain-containing protein, with protein sequence MSAYFVDKKDCSHHTIFTGVDIFTAAGGSMMLSLVEFEPHAVVEEHSHPHEQMGLMLEGEAEFIIGGESRIVGPGTMWRIPGGVKHKVIAGDRPVRALDVFHPIREDYR